A single window of Nicotiana sylvestris chromosome 5, ASM39365v2, whole genome shotgun sequence DNA harbors:
- the LOC138869200 gene encoding uncharacterized protein yields MCTGLAQAVSITTAATTSQAGGGTQTPAARTPEQVVQGLQTPGAPPAQPVAPVQDYMVLVMLDDKQHRLERFGRLQPPTFSRTEGEDAQGFLDKCWRILRTTGILETSGVAFTAFQFSGAALTWWESYERRRTVDAVPLTWQQFSIHFLEKYVPQSRREELHNREKIRRFVNVLTYQLRILMTRERVSSATFEKVDDIAREIELVRCQKRDEREAKRPRGSGSFGGVPSRGQFQHRRGCSFRHAQSTLPVHRGASSGHGSHNSHQGHSSLSALPAQSSSRAPSVQGSSMPGPSTGHSSARGSFQSLFPAPGSCYKWGEFGHMRRQCPHLLEGPSQ; encoded by the exons atgtgcactggcctggctcaggcggtgTCAATTACTACGGCCGcaactacatctcaggccgggggaggtactcagactcccgctgctcgcacacctgagcaggttgtgcagggacttcagacaccgggggcacctccagcccagcctgTTGCACCAGTCCAGGATTATATGGTACTAGTTATGCTTGACGACAAGCAgcatcgattggagaggtttggtagacttcagcctccgactttcagtcgtacagagggcgaggatgcccagggtttcttggacaagtgttggaggattcttcgtacaacgggtattctggagaccagcggggtagCATTTACTGCTTTtcaattttctggagctgccttaaCTTGGTGGGAgtcttatgagaggcgtaggactGTTGATGCagtgccccttacctggcagcagttctctattcactttttggagaagtatgtgccacagtctcgtagaGAAGAGTTGCATA ATAGAGAGAAGATCAGGAGGTTCGTTAATgtcctcacatatcagcttcggattctcatgaccagggagagggtgtcaagTGCTACTTTTGAGAAGGTTGATgacattgctcgcgagattgagttAGTTCGCTGCCAgaagcgagatgagagggaggccaagaggcctcggggatctggtagttttggtggtgttccttcgagaggtcagtttcagcaccgTAGAGGTTGttcattcagacatgctcagtcaacTCTCCCAgttcatcgtggggcatcatcgggccatggttctcacaactcacatcagggccattcatcactcagtgccctaccagcccagagttcatctcgtgctccatcagttcagggctcttctatgccaggtccttctactggtcattccagTGCTAGGGGTTCCTTTCAGTCCCTGTTCCctgcacctgggagttgttacaAGTggggagagtttggacatatgaggagacaatgtcctcatcttcttgagggtccgtctcagtag